One stretch of Castor canadensis chromosome 14, mCasCan1.hap1v2, whole genome shotgun sequence DNA includes these proteins:
- the Arhgap45 gene encoding rho GTPase-activating protein 45 isoform X2 encodes MFSRKKRELMKTPSISKKNRAGSPSPQSSGELSRKDGADAVFSGPGLEPPASSSNAKATGTLKRPTSLSRHASAAGFPLSGSASWTLGRGYRSPLTVASPVELPTEGPSPDAVEDISNLLADVARFAEGLEKLKECVLRDDLLDARRPLAHECLGEALRVMRQIISKYPLLNTLETLTAAGTLIAKIKVFHYECNNELDKREFEKALETMAVSFSSTVSEFLMGEVDSSTLLAVPPGDPSQSMENLYGQGGEGPTPSPEDCDEGCLPAEEVDMLLQRCEGGVDAALQYAKNMAKYMKDLIGYLEKRTTLEMEFAKGLQKVVHNCRQSVTHEPHMPLLSIYSLALEQDLEFGHGMVQAASTLQTQTFMQPLTLRRLEHERRRKEIKESWHRAQRKLQEAESNLRKAKQGYVQRCEDHDKARFLVAKAEEEQVGTGPGTGGAASKTLDKRRRLEEEAKNKAEEAMATYRTCVADAKTQKQELEDTKVTALRQIQEVIRQSDQTIKSATISYYQLMHMQTAPLPVHFQMLCESSKLYDPGQQYASYVRQLQRGEEPDVHYDFEPHISTNAWSPVLRTRKSSFNVSDTAGTETASSPPAEVGPSEGAPTKEHRSGRGHQVHKSWPTTISESNSSLDPSPGSDFKKFERTSSSGTMSSNEELVDQEGGVGASAFEQADLNGMTPELPMAVPSGPFRHVGLSKAARTHRLRKLRTPAKCRECNSYVYFQGAECEECCLACHKKCLETLAIQCGHKKLQGRLQLFGQDFGQAARGTPDGVPFIVKKCICEIERRALRTKGIYRVNGVKTRVEKLCQAFENGKELVELSQASPHDISNVLKLYLRQLPEPLISFRFYHELMGLAKDSLKAEAEAKAASRGWQDGSENEAAAAVMVGRLRELLRDLPVENFATLQCLLRHLCRIVEVEQDNKMTPGNLGIVFGPTLLRPRPTEATVSLSSLVDYPHQARVIETLIVHYDLVFEEEPEEAPGGQDGPCNQQAEVVVPIPYLESGEGTDYALQEEVEDGGQESRVASNDSDSELEEASDPLSSSDTSTLHRLSFLDKQEGEAGLKGGPQSHSGSEEQLVDEDKAGLARRLSSYNTNQSNNAAPARLPTMRLQGRRISAGTCQERLPQFV; translated from the exons ATGTTCTCCAGGAAGAAACGCGAACTCATGAAAACCCCTTCTATCTCCAAAAAGAACCGGGCGGGAAGCCCCAGCCCGCAGTCCTCGGGG GAGCTGTCCAGGAAAGATGGAGCTGATGCTGTGTTCTCTGGACCGGGCCTGGAGCCACCAGCTTCATCCTCCAATGCCAAAGCCACTGGCACGCTCAAGCGACCTACTAGCCTTAGCCGTCATGCCAGTGCCGCTGGTTTCCCTCTCTCAGGCAGTGCCTCATGGACACTTGGCCGTGGTTACCGAAGTCCTCTGACAGTTGCCAGCCCTGTTGAGCTGCCCACTGAGGGGCCTTCCCCTGATGCTGTAGAGGACATCTCAAACCTGCTGGCTGATGTAGCCCGCTTTGCTGAGGGCCTGGAAAAACTCAAGGAGTGTGTATTACGTGACG ACCTCCTTGATGCCCGCCGGCCACTGGCCCATGAATGCCTGGGTGAGGCCCTGCGTGTGATGCGTCAGATCATCTCCAAGTACCCACTGCTGAACACGTTGGAGACACTGACAGCTGCTGGCACCCTTATTGCCAAGATCAAAG tcTTCCATTATGAGTGTAACAATGAGTTGGACAAGAGGGAGTTTGAGAAGGCCCTGGAGACCATGGCTGTGTCCTTCAGCAGCAC GGTGTCCGAGTTCCTTATGGGTGAAGTGGACAGCAGCACCCTCCTGGCCGTGCCCCCTGGGGACCCCAGCCAG TCCATGGAGAACCTGTATGGACAGGGGGGTGAGGGCCCCACACCTAGCCCCGAGGACTGTGATGAGG GCTGCCTGCCCGCGGAGGAGGTAGACATGCTGCTACAGCGCTGTGAGGGTGGCGTGGATGCCGCGCTGCAGTACGCCAAGAATATGGCCAAGTACATGAAAGACCTCATCGGCTACCTAGAGAAGCGGACCACGCTGG AGATGGAGTTTGCCAAAGGCCTACAGAAGGTCGTGCACAATTGCAGACAGAGCGTCACTCATGAG ccCCACATGCCCCTCTTGTCCATCTACTCGCTGGCCCTGGAGCAGGACCTGGAATTCGGCCATGGAATGGTGCAGGCAGCCAGCACTCTGCAGACGCAGACCTTCATGCAG CCCCTGACCCTGCGGCGGCTGGAGCATGAGAGGCGTAGGAAGGAGATCAAGGAGTCATGGCACCGTGCACAGCGGAAGCTG CAAGAGGCAGAATCTAATCTGCGCAAAGCCAAGCAGGGCTATGTTCAGCGCTGTGAGGACCATGACAAGGCCCGCTTCTTGGTGGCTAAGGCTGAGGAGGAGCAGGTGGGCACTGGTCCAGGGACAGGCGGTGCAGCCTCTAAGACCCTGGACAAACGGCGGCGGCTAGAGGAGGAAGCCAAGAACAAG GCAGAGGAAGCCATGGCCACCTACCGCACATGCGTGGCAGATGCAAAGACACAGAAGCAGGAGCTGGAGGACACCAAAGTGACTGCACTGCGGCAGATCCAGGAGGTGATCCGACAAAGTGACCAGACCATCAAGTCG GCCACCATCTCCTACTACCAGCTCATGCATATGCAGACGGCACCACTGCCCGTCCACTTCCAGATGCTCTGTGAGAGCAGCAAGCTCTATGACCCGGGCCAGCAGTATGCGTCCTACGTGCGCCAGCTGCAGCGTGGCGAGGAGCCTGATGTGCACTATGATTTTGAGCcacacatctcaaccaatgcctg GTCCCCAGTCCTGCGTACCCGGAAAAGCAGCTTCAATGTTAGTGACACAGCAGGGACAGAGACTGCCAGCAGCCCCCCAGCGGAAGTTGGGCCCAGTGAGGGGGCACCCACTAAGGAACACAGGA GTGGACGAGGACACCAGGTGCACAAGTCATGGCCAACCACCATCTCAGAATCTAACAGCAGCCTGGATCCCAGCCCTGGCTCAG ATTTTAAGAAGTTTGAGCGGACATCATCCAGTGGTACCATGTCTTCCAACGAGGAGCTGGTAGACCAGGAGGGTGGTGTAGGGGCATCTGCCTTTGAACAGG CTGACCTCAATGGCATGACCCCTGAGCTGCCGATGGCTGTGCCTAGTGGGCCCTTCCGCCATGTGGGACTGTCCAAGGCGGCTCGCACGCACCGCCTGCGGAAGCTGCGCACTCCTGCCAAGTGCCGAGAGTGTAACAGCTATGTTTACTTCCAGGGGGCTGAGTGTGAGGAG TGCTGTCTGGCCTGTCACAAGAAGTGCCTGGAGACCCTGGCTATCCAGTGTGGCCACAAGAAGTTGCAGGGTCGTCTGCAGCTCTTTGGCCAGGACTTTGGCCAGGCAGCCCGGGGCACCCCAGATGGTGTGCCCTTTATTGTCAAGAAGTGCATCTGTGAAATTGAGCGGCGTGCTCTGCGAACCAAG GGCATCTACCGGGTAAATGGGGTGAAGACGCGCGTGGAGAAGCTGTGCCAGGCCTTCGAGAATGGCAAGGAGTTGGTGGAACTATCACAGGCCTCACCCCACGACATCAGCAATGTCCTCAAGCTCTACCTGCGCCAG CTGCCTGAGCCACTCATCTCTTTCCGCTTCTACCATGAACTCATGGGTCTGGCCAAAGACAGCCTGAAGGCTGAGGCTGAGGCCAAGGCGGCGTCCCGGGGCTGGCAGGATGGGTCTGAGAATGAGGCTGCAGCTGCAGTTATGGTGGGCCGTCTGCGTGAGCTACTACGGGACCTGCCAGTGGAGAACTTTGCCACACTGCAGTGTCTGCTGCGGCACCTGTGCAG GATTGTGGAAGTGGAACAGGACAACAAAATGACCCCAGGGAACCTGGGCATCGTGTTCGGGCCCACGCTGTTGCGGCCAAGGCCCACGGAAGCTActgtctccctctcctccctggtAGACTACCCTCACCAGGCTCGGGTCATTGAGACCCTCATTGTCCACTATGACTTAGTCTTTGAGGAGGAACCTGAGGAGGCACCTGGGGGCCAG GATGGGCCGTGCAACCAGCAGGCAGAGGTGGTGGTGCCCATACCCTACCTGGAGTCGGGTGAGGGGACAGACTACGCCCTGCAGGAGGAAGTGGAGGATGGGGGTCAAG AATCCCGAGTTGCATCCAATGACTCTGACTCAGAGCTGGAGGAAGCCTCAGACCCACTGTCATCATCAGACACCAGCACCCTGCACCGCCTCAGTTTCCTGGACAAGCAGGAGGGTGAGGCCGGCCTGAAAGGGGGTCCGCAAAGCCACAGTGGCAGTGAGGAACAGCTGGTGGATGAGGACAAGGCAGGCCTGGCCCGGCGGCTCTCTTCCTACAATACCAACCAGTCCAATAACGCAGCGCCAGCCCGGCTGCCCACGATGAGGCTCCAAGGGAGGCGGATCTCAGCAGGCACCTGCCAAGAGAGGCTGCCGCAGTTTGTCTGA
- the Arhgap45 gene encoding rho GTPase-activating protein 45 isoform X1, with product MLSRRRGFRTSYSPQRVGQQGSPTRGWDMGVQLTELSRKDGADAVFSGPGLEPPASSSNAKATGTLKRPTSLSRHASAAGFPLSGSASWTLGRGYRSPLTVASPVELPTEGPSPDAVEDISNLLADVARFAEGLEKLKECVLRDDLLDARRPLAHECLGEALRVMRQIISKYPLLNTLETLTAAGTLIAKIKVFHYECNNELDKREFEKALETMAVSFSSTVSEFLMGEVDSSTLLAVPPGDPSQSMENLYGQGGEGPTPSPEDCDEGCLPAEEVDMLLQRCEGGVDAALQYAKNMAKYMKDLIGYLEKRTTLEMEFAKGLQKVVHNCRQSVTHEPHMPLLSIYSLALEQDLEFGHGMVQAASTLQTQTFMQPLTLRRLEHERRRKEIKESWHRAQRKLQEAESNLRKAKQGYVQRCEDHDKARFLVAKAEEEQVGTGPGTGGAASKTLDKRRRLEEEAKNKAEEAMATYRTCVADAKTQKQELEDTKVTALRQIQEVIRQSDQTIKSATISYYQLMHMQTAPLPVHFQMLCESSKLYDPGQQYASYVRQLQRGEEPDVHYDFEPHISTNAWSPVLRTRKSSFNVSDTAGTETASSPPAEVGPSEGAPTKEHRSGRGHQVHKSWPTTISESNSSLDPSPGSDFKKFERTSSSGTMSSNEELVDQEGGVGASAFEQADLNGMTPELPMAVPSGPFRHVGLSKAARTHRLRKLRTPAKCRECNSYVYFQGAECEECCLACHKKCLETLAIQCGHKKLQGRLQLFGQDFGQAARGTPDGVPFIVKKCICEIERRALRTKGIYRVNGVKTRVEKLCQAFENGKELVELSQASPHDISNVLKLYLRQLPEPLISFRFYHELMGLAKDSLKAEAEAKAASRGWQDGSENEAAAAVMVGRLRELLRDLPVENFATLQCLLRHLCRIVEVEQDNKMTPGNLGIVFGPTLLRPRPTEATVSLSSLVDYPHQARVIETLIVHYDLVFEEEPEEAPGGQDGPCNQQAEVVVPIPYLESGEGTDYALQEEVEDGGQESRVASNDSDSELEEASDPLSSSDTSTLHRLSFLDKQEGEAGLKGGPQSHSGSEEQLVDEDKAGLARRLSSYNTNQSNNAAPARLPTMRLQGRRISAGTCQERLPQFV from the exons ATGCTGAGCCGGCGGCGGGGGTTCCGCACCAGCTACAGCCCCCAGCGGGTTGGACAACAGGGGTCACCGACAAGAGGCTGGGACATGGGCGTTCAGCTCACG GAGCTGTCCAGGAAAGATGGAGCTGATGCTGTGTTCTCTGGACCGGGCCTGGAGCCACCAGCTTCATCCTCCAATGCCAAAGCCACTGGCACGCTCAAGCGACCTACTAGCCTTAGCCGTCATGCCAGTGCCGCTGGTTTCCCTCTCTCAGGCAGTGCCTCATGGACACTTGGCCGTGGTTACCGAAGTCCTCTGACAGTTGCCAGCCCTGTTGAGCTGCCCACTGAGGGGCCTTCCCCTGATGCTGTAGAGGACATCTCAAACCTGCTGGCTGATGTAGCCCGCTTTGCTGAGGGCCTGGAAAAACTCAAGGAGTGTGTATTACGTGACG ACCTCCTTGATGCCCGCCGGCCACTGGCCCATGAATGCCTGGGTGAGGCCCTGCGTGTGATGCGTCAGATCATCTCCAAGTACCCACTGCTGAACACGTTGGAGACACTGACAGCTGCTGGCACCCTTATTGCCAAGATCAAAG tcTTCCATTATGAGTGTAACAATGAGTTGGACAAGAGGGAGTTTGAGAAGGCCCTGGAGACCATGGCTGTGTCCTTCAGCAGCAC GGTGTCCGAGTTCCTTATGGGTGAAGTGGACAGCAGCACCCTCCTGGCCGTGCCCCCTGGGGACCCCAGCCAG TCCATGGAGAACCTGTATGGACAGGGGGGTGAGGGCCCCACACCTAGCCCCGAGGACTGTGATGAGG GCTGCCTGCCCGCGGAGGAGGTAGACATGCTGCTACAGCGCTGTGAGGGTGGCGTGGATGCCGCGCTGCAGTACGCCAAGAATATGGCCAAGTACATGAAAGACCTCATCGGCTACCTAGAGAAGCGGACCACGCTGG AGATGGAGTTTGCCAAAGGCCTACAGAAGGTCGTGCACAATTGCAGACAGAGCGTCACTCATGAG ccCCACATGCCCCTCTTGTCCATCTACTCGCTGGCCCTGGAGCAGGACCTGGAATTCGGCCATGGAATGGTGCAGGCAGCCAGCACTCTGCAGACGCAGACCTTCATGCAG CCCCTGACCCTGCGGCGGCTGGAGCATGAGAGGCGTAGGAAGGAGATCAAGGAGTCATGGCACCGTGCACAGCGGAAGCTG CAAGAGGCAGAATCTAATCTGCGCAAAGCCAAGCAGGGCTATGTTCAGCGCTGTGAGGACCATGACAAGGCCCGCTTCTTGGTGGCTAAGGCTGAGGAGGAGCAGGTGGGCACTGGTCCAGGGACAGGCGGTGCAGCCTCTAAGACCCTGGACAAACGGCGGCGGCTAGAGGAGGAAGCCAAGAACAAG GCAGAGGAAGCCATGGCCACCTACCGCACATGCGTGGCAGATGCAAAGACACAGAAGCAGGAGCTGGAGGACACCAAAGTGACTGCACTGCGGCAGATCCAGGAGGTGATCCGACAAAGTGACCAGACCATCAAGTCG GCCACCATCTCCTACTACCAGCTCATGCATATGCAGACGGCACCACTGCCCGTCCACTTCCAGATGCTCTGTGAGAGCAGCAAGCTCTATGACCCGGGCCAGCAGTATGCGTCCTACGTGCGCCAGCTGCAGCGTGGCGAGGAGCCTGATGTGCACTATGATTTTGAGCcacacatctcaaccaatgcctg GTCCCCAGTCCTGCGTACCCGGAAAAGCAGCTTCAATGTTAGTGACACAGCAGGGACAGAGACTGCCAGCAGCCCCCCAGCGGAAGTTGGGCCCAGTGAGGGGGCACCCACTAAGGAACACAGGA GTGGACGAGGACACCAGGTGCACAAGTCATGGCCAACCACCATCTCAGAATCTAACAGCAGCCTGGATCCCAGCCCTGGCTCAG ATTTTAAGAAGTTTGAGCGGACATCATCCAGTGGTACCATGTCTTCCAACGAGGAGCTGGTAGACCAGGAGGGTGGTGTAGGGGCATCTGCCTTTGAACAGG CTGACCTCAATGGCATGACCCCTGAGCTGCCGATGGCTGTGCCTAGTGGGCCCTTCCGCCATGTGGGACTGTCCAAGGCGGCTCGCACGCACCGCCTGCGGAAGCTGCGCACTCCTGCCAAGTGCCGAGAGTGTAACAGCTATGTTTACTTCCAGGGGGCTGAGTGTGAGGAG TGCTGTCTGGCCTGTCACAAGAAGTGCCTGGAGACCCTGGCTATCCAGTGTGGCCACAAGAAGTTGCAGGGTCGTCTGCAGCTCTTTGGCCAGGACTTTGGCCAGGCAGCCCGGGGCACCCCAGATGGTGTGCCCTTTATTGTCAAGAAGTGCATCTGTGAAATTGAGCGGCGTGCTCTGCGAACCAAG GGCATCTACCGGGTAAATGGGGTGAAGACGCGCGTGGAGAAGCTGTGCCAGGCCTTCGAGAATGGCAAGGAGTTGGTGGAACTATCACAGGCCTCACCCCACGACATCAGCAATGTCCTCAAGCTCTACCTGCGCCAG CTGCCTGAGCCACTCATCTCTTTCCGCTTCTACCATGAACTCATGGGTCTGGCCAAAGACAGCCTGAAGGCTGAGGCTGAGGCCAAGGCGGCGTCCCGGGGCTGGCAGGATGGGTCTGAGAATGAGGCTGCAGCTGCAGTTATGGTGGGCCGTCTGCGTGAGCTACTACGGGACCTGCCAGTGGAGAACTTTGCCACACTGCAGTGTCTGCTGCGGCACCTGTGCAG GATTGTGGAAGTGGAACAGGACAACAAAATGACCCCAGGGAACCTGGGCATCGTGTTCGGGCCCACGCTGTTGCGGCCAAGGCCCACGGAAGCTActgtctccctctcctccctggtAGACTACCCTCACCAGGCTCGGGTCATTGAGACCCTCATTGTCCACTATGACTTAGTCTTTGAGGAGGAACCTGAGGAGGCACCTGGGGGCCAG GATGGGCCGTGCAACCAGCAGGCAGAGGTGGTGGTGCCCATACCCTACCTGGAGTCGGGTGAGGGGACAGACTACGCCCTGCAGGAGGAAGTGGAGGATGGGGGTCAAG AATCCCGAGTTGCATCCAATGACTCTGACTCAGAGCTGGAGGAAGCCTCAGACCCACTGTCATCATCAGACACCAGCACCCTGCACCGCCTCAGTTTCCTGGACAAGCAGGAGGGTGAGGCCGGCCTGAAAGGGGGTCCGCAAAGCCACAGTGGCAGTGAGGAACAGCTGGTGGATGAGGACAAGGCAGGCCTGGCCCGGCGGCTCTCTTCCTACAATACCAACCAGTCCAATAACGCAGCGCCAGCCCGGCTGCCCACGATGAGGCTCCAAGGGAGGCGGATCTCAGCAGGCACCTGCCAAGAGAGGCTGCCGCAGTTTGTCTGA
- the Arhgap45 gene encoding rho GTPase-activating protein 45 isoform X6, with protein sequence MSGGHKVLKGLLDWFCGWTRAWRAGLGTGGCGLPGLCPREPPLPLEELSRKDGADAVFSGPGLEPPASSSNAKATGTLKRPTSLSRHASAAGFPLSGSASWTLGRGYRSPLTVASPVELPTEGPSPDAVEDISNLLADVARFAEGLEKLKECVLRDDLLDARRPLAHECLGEALRVMRQIISKYPLLNTLETLTAAGTLIAKIKVFHYECNNELDKREFEKALETMAVSFSSTVSEFLMGEVDSSTLLAVPPGDPSQSMENLYGQGGEGPTPSPEDCDEGCLPAEEVDMLLQRCEGGVDAALQYAKNMAKYMKDLIGYLEKRTTLEMEFAKGLQKVVHNCRQSVTHEPHMPLLSIYSLALEQDLEFGHGMVQAASTLQTQTFMQPLTLRRLEHERRRKEIKESWHRAQRKLQEAESNLRKAKQGYVQRCEDHDKARFLVAKAEEEQVGTGPGTGGAASKTLDKRRRLEEEAKNKAEEAMATYRTCVADAKTQKQELEDTKVTALRQIQEVIRQSDQTIKSATISYYQLMHMQTAPLPVHFQMLCESSKLYDPGQQYASYVRQLQRGEEPDVHYDFEPHISTNAWSPVLRTRKSSFNVSDTAGTETASSPPAEVGPSEGAPTKEHRSGRGHQVHKSWPTTISESNSSLDPSPGSDFKKFERTSSSGTMSSNEELVDQEGGVGASAFEQADLNGMTPELPMAVPSGPFRHVGLSKAARTHRLRKLRTPAKCRECNSYVYFQGAECEECCLACHKKCLETLAIQCGHKKLQGRLQLFGQDFGQAARGTPDGVPFIVKKCICEIERRALRTKGIYRVNGVKTRVEKLCQAFENGKELVELSQASPHDISNVLKLYLRQLPEPLISFRFYHELMGLAKDSLKAEAEAKAASRGWQDGSENEAAAAVMVGRLRELLRDLPVENFATLQCLLRHLCRIVEVEQDNKMTPGNLGIVFGPTLLRPRPTEATVSLSSLVDYPHQARVIETLIVHYDLVFEEEPEEAPGGQDGPCNQQAEVVVPIPYLESGEGTDYALQEEVEDGGQESRVASNDSDSELEEASDPLSSSDTSTLHRLSFLDKQEGEAGLKGGPQSHSGSEEQLVDEDKAGLARRLSSYNTNQSNNAAPARLPTMRLQGRRISAGTCQERLPQFV encoded by the exons ATGAGTGGGGGGCACAAAGTCTTGAAGGGGCTACTAGATTGGTTTTGCGGTTGGACCAGAGCCTGGAGAGCTGGACTTGGCACAGGGGGTTGTGGTCTTCCTGGCTTGTGCCCCAGAGAGCCACCCCTGCCACTGGAG GAGCTGTCCAGGAAAGATGGAGCTGATGCTGTGTTCTCTGGACCGGGCCTGGAGCCACCAGCTTCATCCTCCAATGCCAAAGCCACTGGCACGCTCAAGCGACCTACTAGCCTTAGCCGTCATGCCAGTGCCGCTGGTTTCCCTCTCTCAGGCAGTGCCTCATGGACACTTGGCCGTGGTTACCGAAGTCCTCTGACAGTTGCCAGCCCTGTTGAGCTGCCCACTGAGGGGCCTTCCCCTGATGCTGTAGAGGACATCTCAAACCTGCTGGCTGATGTAGCCCGCTTTGCTGAGGGCCTGGAAAAACTCAAGGAGTGTGTATTACGTGACG ACCTCCTTGATGCCCGCCGGCCACTGGCCCATGAATGCCTGGGTGAGGCCCTGCGTGTGATGCGTCAGATCATCTCCAAGTACCCACTGCTGAACACGTTGGAGACACTGACAGCTGCTGGCACCCTTATTGCCAAGATCAAAG tcTTCCATTATGAGTGTAACAATGAGTTGGACAAGAGGGAGTTTGAGAAGGCCCTGGAGACCATGGCTGTGTCCTTCAGCAGCAC GGTGTCCGAGTTCCTTATGGGTGAAGTGGACAGCAGCACCCTCCTGGCCGTGCCCCCTGGGGACCCCAGCCAG TCCATGGAGAACCTGTATGGACAGGGGGGTGAGGGCCCCACACCTAGCCCCGAGGACTGTGATGAGG GCTGCCTGCCCGCGGAGGAGGTAGACATGCTGCTACAGCGCTGTGAGGGTGGCGTGGATGCCGCGCTGCAGTACGCCAAGAATATGGCCAAGTACATGAAAGACCTCATCGGCTACCTAGAGAAGCGGACCACGCTGG AGATGGAGTTTGCCAAAGGCCTACAGAAGGTCGTGCACAATTGCAGACAGAGCGTCACTCATGAG ccCCACATGCCCCTCTTGTCCATCTACTCGCTGGCCCTGGAGCAGGACCTGGAATTCGGCCATGGAATGGTGCAGGCAGCCAGCACTCTGCAGACGCAGACCTTCATGCAG CCCCTGACCCTGCGGCGGCTGGAGCATGAGAGGCGTAGGAAGGAGATCAAGGAGTCATGGCACCGTGCACAGCGGAAGCTG CAAGAGGCAGAATCTAATCTGCGCAAAGCCAAGCAGGGCTATGTTCAGCGCTGTGAGGACCATGACAAGGCCCGCTTCTTGGTGGCTAAGGCTGAGGAGGAGCAGGTGGGCACTGGTCCAGGGACAGGCGGTGCAGCCTCTAAGACCCTGGACAAACGGCGGCGGCTAGAGGAGGAAGCCAAGAACAAG GCAGAGGAAGCCATGGCCACCTACCGCACATGCGTGGCAGATGCAAAGACACAGAAGCAGGAGCTGGAGGACACCAAAGTGACTGCACTGCGGCAGATCCAGGAGGTGATCCGACAAAGTGACCAGACCATCAAGTCG GCCACCATCTCCTACTACCAGCTCATGCATATGCAGACGGCACCACTGCCCGTCCACTTCCAGATGCTCTGTGAGAGCAGCAAGCTCTATGACCCGGGCCAGCAGTATGCGTCCTACGTGCGCCAGCTGCAGCGTGGCGAGGAGCCTGATGTGCACTATGATTTTGAGCcacacatctcaaccaatgcctg GTCCCCAGTCCTGCGTACCCGGAAAAGCAGCTTCAATGTTAGTGACACAGCAGGGACAGAGACTGCCAGCAGCCCCCCAGCGGAAGTTGGGCCCAGTGAGGGGGCACCCACTAAGGAACACAGGA GTGGACGAGGACACCAGGTGCACAAGTCATGGCCAACCACCATCTCAGAATCTAACAGCAGCCTGGATCCCAGCCCTGGCTCAG ATTTTAAGAAGTTTGAGCGGACATCATCCAGTGGTACCATGTCTTCCAACGAGGAGCTGGTAGACCAGGAGGGTGGTGTAGGGGCATCTGCCTTTGAACAGG CTGACCTCAATGGCATGACCCCTGAGCTGCCGATGGCTGTGCCTAGTGGGCCCTTCCGCCATGTGGGACTGTCCAAGGCGGCTCGCACGCACCGCCTGCGGAAGCTGCGCACTCCTGCCAAGTGCCGAGAGTGTAACAGCTATGTTTACTTCCAGGGGGCTGAGTGTGAGGAG TGCTGTCTGGCCTGTCACAAGAAGTGCCTGGAGACCCTGGCTATCCAGTGTGGCCACAAGAAGTTGCAGGGTCGTCTGCAGCTCTTTGGCCAGGACTTTGGCCAGGCAGCCCGGGGCACCCCAGATGGTGTGCCCTTTATTGTCAAGAAGTGCATCTGTGAAATTGAGCGGCGTGCTCTGCGAACCAAG GGCATCTACCGGGTAAATGGGGTGAAGACGCGCGTGGAGAAGCTGTGCCAGGCCTTCGAGAATGGCAAGGAGTTGGTGGAACTATCACAGGCCTCACCCCACGACATCAGCAATGTCCTCAAGCTCTACCTGCGCCAG CTGCCTGAGCCACTCATCTCTTTCCGCTTCTACCATGAACTCATGGGTCTGGCCAAAGACAGCCTGAAGGCTGAGGCTGAGGCCAAGGCGGCGTCCCGGGGCTGGCAGGATGGGTCTGAGAATGAGGCTGCAGCTGCAGTTATGGTGGGCCGTCTGCGTGAGCTACTACGGGACCTGCCAGTGGAGAACTTTGCCACACTGCAGTGTCTGCTGCGGCACCTGTGCAG GATTGTGGAAGTGGAACAGGACAACAAAATGACCCCAGGGAACCTGGGCATCGTGTTCGGGCCCACGCTGTTGCGGCCAAGGCCCACGGAAGCTActgtctccctctcctccctggtAGACTACCCTCACCAGGCTCGGGTCATTGAGACCCTCATTGTCCACTATGACTTAGTCTTTGAGGAGGAACCTGAGGAGGCACCTGGGGGCCAG GATGGGCCGTGCAACCAGCAGGCAGAGGTGGTGGTGCCCATACCCTACCTGGAGTCGGGTGAGGGGACAGACTACGCCCTGCAGGAGGAAGTGGAGGATGGGGGTCAAG AATCCCGAGTTGCATCCAATGACTCTGACTCAGAGCTGGAGGAAGCCTCAGACCCACTGTCATCATCAGACACCAGCACCCTGCACCGCCTCAGTTTCCTGGACAAGCAGGAGGGTGAGGCCGGCCTGAAAGGGGGTCCGCAAAGCCACAGTGGCAGTGAGGAACAGCTGGTGGATGAGGACAAGGCAGGCCTGGCCCGGCGGCTCTCTTCCTACAATACCAACCAGTCCAATAACGCAGCGCCAGCCCGGCTGCCCACGATGAGGCTCCAAGGGAGGCGGATCTCAGCAGGCACCTGCCAAGAGAGGCTGCCGCAGTTTGTCTGA